tcgaaCGCTTTGTAGACCAGGACCCTCATCTCGACGGACCGCGTAGCTGAGCTACAGAAATCGACACTACTGAACGTGCGCTCGCTGTTGGCTTATTTACGACATTGTGCCATTTCTTATCCCAGACGTGTGGTTATTTTGTCGAGAAAAGTTTTTATctcgttttttaaaaaaaatagtgCTTCCTTTGTTTTTCAGCATTAGGACTTGTTGTTGAATGTGTGTAGACAGCTGGACTGATATATCATGCAAGGTTGCTGTAATGGTTGACCTCTAACTGTGTCGGTGACCTTGGGTCATGGTGCATTACAGACGGCGGAAGAGTGTTTTAAGATTTATGGAAATAGTGTCGCTGTGGAATTTTTAAGACTTACAATGCAAATGAAAGGTCAGGAAAAACATAGTGATTTTCAGGTGGGTCGTGTTTTAATTGCCATgttaagtgtaaaatatcacaaaaagtATTTCAAAGGATGGAGACGCAGTGTCAGTGGGTACATTGACAACGTGATGAAAAATGTGTTGACGCCGACAGTATGTCTTTTCATCGCTTCTAATCACTTCGAAAGCAATAAAAAGTGCAAGACTCATGATGATGGAAAATTCAAACCACACACCTTGACGGCAGCAATTCTTTAATCCATGTACGTGCAAAATGTGATGAATCAGACAAATAGTCTGCATACAGACGCTGAAACGAATATATCCAAAACACATGTCTAtgattttcttcttcttcttcttcttcttcttcttcttcttcttcttcttcttcttcttcttcttcttcctcttctataATATGGGCAATAAATTAGGGCAGTGTCTGGCAAAGACAAACGTTCCCGGACCcctttttcattacattttaggAATATAATTGAGAAAccgttttttctgtaaaacatgttcGTTTCAGATACTAGCTTTTTGTAGGTTTATAACTGTTATTTCCAGATCCAAATGAGGGAGCGAGTTTAGTTATTTGccgcttttaacagtattccggGAATATgatggcaggagacaccagaatagtattcacacattgtacctatgggGGAACAGAACCGGGgacttcggcgtaacgagcgaacgctttaaccactagactaccctctCGCCACTGCAAATGAATGAGCGTCTGACCTTTGAAAGTGGGACATTGTCTCTTTCAGTCCTCGTGAGAGCCAATAACGGGCATCCCTTTTTGCTCTTTTTCAGATCCGACGCCAAAGCCTGTTCTAAAACACCACTGGGCTTACACGGGGGAGGACGGTAAGCTTATCGCGCATTTTAAAAAATTGTGAAAATTGAGAGATCAAGATTACCCCATTTTTGTCAgactgttaaatatatttgaactgaattattttttttttatgttcaaACAGTTCCATGCTCGTATGATGGAATAGGGGCGTTttaattaaatatgtatttttataccAGTTTTCACAAAGGATAAAAAACGTATCTATCTCAGAACGGTATGCAAGACTCGAATAGCCATCAATACTTTCGGCCTTTCTTACTTTCAGAACAACATTTAAACCACAGAGATATTTGAAAGCTGTGACTATTCCAAACTGGCTAAGTTTATATGTGGCGTATTACTTCTGAATTTGAAGAGGGAAGGGCGTTTGGTATCTGTAGATAAGAAAGATTTTGTAAGCATTGTAAAAATTGTAGTGTTGTGgataaatttcatttttgtgtAAAGCATTTATAAGCTGGAGACAAACGTATATTCCCCAAAACGTTTTATAATTTCATTCTGTTAATAACCACTAAGGATTCAGAACACAGCTCAGCACATCTAGCATACATTAATTTTATACTTAGATCTTATTGTTCAGATGACTCCTATTGCCTGAGCATTGTTATGTACACTATTTTTCCTTAAGTAATATGTCGTTGTGCGCCAGTGGCCTAAAGCGGTGATACATAATTATTATAGGAAACTGAATGAACCAGAGTTTATCATGGATTAATGCTAGAAATAATCCGAAGAAATTATAGCCTAATTAATGCAACCAAATATGTGTCAGTTTATGGAGAATTAGAAAATCTGGGTATTTTCATAATATGATAATGACAGGAATTCATGTCTTGAAGTTAACATATGCTAACATAAGTGGTTGAgtattttcaaaatactttGTAAGAACGGTTATCAACAGCCAAATCCTATTTTACaggaaaacatttaatacactGCTTGACATTGCATGGATTCaatcaaatattgaaaagtCAGTAATTCAAAGAAATCATAAGCGACATTATTCAAAGATAATCGCAATTTTTCAGATAATATCAAGCAGCTTTTACAGAATTGTAACCTTCGTGACAATAATATTTTAAGAATGGGTTAGTTTATATTTATTAAagtcagacccgtgaaggtccggaactgaacaggccttcagcaacccatgcttgccatacaatgagactatgcttgtcgtaagaggcgactaatgggatcgggtggtcagattcactgacttaattgagatcgatgctcgtgctgatGATCACTAggctgtctggcccagactcgattatttacagaccgccgccatgtacctggaatattgctgagtgcggcgtaaaactcacttacttactcatCGACAGTATTTCTGCGATATCGTGACAATGAacattttgtacatgtattttggaaaaataattttaaagaaTAAATCACGTACGTCACAATGCGTGTATGAGTACGTCGGAGCAGGCAAGCACATAGCAAGCCAGTTGTTTCGGTAAGCCCGATCTGTTGCAAAGCGTTATATTTAGGTAGCACTGAGGGCTTGCCCAGCCttttttagcaacaatcatgtgtaagtCCGGGCATTTTTTATAATGGTGGCTACGCCCCTGGCAGGTGCGGGTACAGTCATTACACCACACGTAAACCATTAACGTGTCTAATATTATATCAGTATCTGTCACATGCCATTATTCTGAGTGtctacattcactcactcactcactcactcactcactcacttataaacGCTTTCTCAATTTACTTGAAATGAATGTCACCgttgtgtttttctttcttttttatcCACAGGTCCGGACTTTTGGCCTCTGCATTATGAGAAATGCGGGGGGCAACGTCAGTCACCCGTCAGCTTCGAAGAGAGCATGATAGAGTACAACACGAATCTCCCAGAATTTCACCTCTACAATTTTGACGTATATAGTCAAATGACGGGGAACACCATCTTGAACATAACGAACAATGGGCACGCTGGTACAAATCGTTTCTTTATATTCAAAAACCTTTTTTGTTCACTCTTGCTGCCCAAGTAGGTTATGTCTGCTTTTTAAAGTACCTCAAGTTACATGTACACAGTAACTAGCACAGGTTAAGTGCTTGTCTAATGTTTTATGTTAGATTTTAAGatatgaccttcacctttgttCTCTTTTCGATACAGCGAGTTGTGCACTCAAGGGAGACTACTACGTTGATGGCGGCGGTCTGGCTGGCCACTACAGAACTGCTGAGTTTCACTTCCACTGGGGTGGTGACAGCTCGCAGGGATCGGAACACGCCATTAACGGGATGAAGTATCCACTGGAAGTAGGTGCACTTAAAGTAGATTAGCGTGAAGTACAGATACACATAATACCCTATTTCATTCCGAAACATCATCTatgtgagacccgtgaagatccgggttagaactgatctccagtaacccaggcatgttgtaaaaggcgactaacggcatcggttGGTCGGTTtcggtgacttggttggcacatatcatcgtattccaagtacgtcaatcgatgctcatgctgttgatcactggattgtctggacacagttttcgatgtaaggaatcgaatctgggtctTCCGCGTGACAAGAGAACGATCTACCTCCATCGCCCCTTATAGAtaggtgatgttgatgttgatgttgatgttgatgttgatgttgttgttgatgctgtTACAGATGCATGTCGTCAACTACGCTGAAAAGTACGGCAACCTGTCCGAGGCCATGAAACATCCAGACGGACTAGCAGTGCTTGGGGTCTTCTTCAAGGTAAACCAGATCCGCCGCAAAACTGTGAGACATgtactgaacatcaaaagaaacgcaactccgTTTTTGTCAAGTCTTAAAATAGAAGACAGAAGCATGAACGCTCGCTTTTATgcgatttcattttttctttgGTTGTTCAGTGTATTATACCATcaatatacatgcatgtattgCAAGGGTTTGCACAGCGACCTCAGAGCTGCGAAGGTCTCAAGTATGTTTTAAACAATTGTAATTAGGATCAGTTCGAGCTGTTATAACTTAGTGGAACGTGACCAAgctgtgtttgtctgtttgtgtgtttgtttaacgccgcactcagctaaaCAGCGGCGGTCTTTGAATAATCTAGAGggcaacatcatgagcatcgatctgcgcaatcggtaCACAATGACCTGtcttaaccaagtcagcaagcctgaccttCCGATCGctttagtcgcctcctacgacaagcatgggttgccgaagtccagttctatcccagatcttcactgaCCCCAGCTATGTTAAACAGATGGAATATATGTCCATGATAAACGTTCTGAATACAGATATCATATACAGTCGTCTTGCTTGTAGGTGTCGGAGCGGGATAATCCCAGTCTACAGCCGATTATGTCTGCGCTGAGGAACATCATCCACTACGGTACGTGAACAGTCACAGCGAATAGTTTCTTGCAATAACAAAGGTTCCTTTTGCAATTCATCCAAAGTGTAAAATGGTGTCCACTGCCCCTGGATCCGATGACTGTCGGTTCGAATGTTCGACACGCTTTGAAATAGATAgtgaaaaaatgttcaacactcACACCTGATATCTTAAGTTTGGGAACTCAAGCTTTATTGTCTGTAAGAGGCTGCTTGTCACTGTAACTGAACTACTGACAGTagaggaacatgaagttagaaaagGATTCGGGATTTGGGATTTGCATAATTTAGCGAAGGGTCGAAGTTCGACGGTGCCGCCATTTCATGCATCCAAATGCGTTTTACTTCGCGCAACTGATTGGTTTGCCAAGATTCTTGGCAATGAGGGCGTACTATACTGGTACTATACTGGTACGATACTGGTACGATACTGGTACGATACTGGTACGAGCTCTTTTGTtggtcacggaaagaggcgagtagttacgaatgtgaAATGGACGAGAGGTGATGAATGATGTTGCTGCTATTGACAATGATCCGTATTAATGTTGTAAGATTTGCAATTGGCTGATGTTGTAATTCTGTTAATGATGGGTTTCTGTGAAATATATCCGAAAGTCAGAACCTTTCCCTAATTCAGTATACACAGATAGATATTGTCAGCACAGCTCGTCCCTTTCCGTAGTTATTCGACTTGTGTCGGAATGACACGACTGATCGTGAATGACTACAGATCTGTGTCTTTCCATGAATTACAAAGAACATGCGCTTATGGGTTAGTATTCTTAGCTATTATCTCCCTTCCCCCGATGGGGCGTTGGGTGTAGCTTCCTGCTaacgccgaaggtccgggttcaaTCCCCCCATTTCCGGTGGATGCTGGATATTGCTGCGATATTGCTAGAGACGATGTAAAGTTTAAATCAATCAGTGAGTCAGACTTTCcctaatcattttgttttctcgGAATGACGAGAGATCCTGAATGTTACATtctaagttgttcactggtcacgaggaggCTTGGGTTGGTGTGCCTTCGATGTATGTGTTCCCGAGCCCGAACGTTtcgtcaaaatttatttattggaatggcaggcaaatcttttcgtagccatcgtcCGATTTtgcagacacaagaaaaacaaatttagacttatctcccttccatcgatgtGCATTCGCAAAATATCGGCAAtctccgtgcatcatgcgtgattcagtgttattcgagatGAACAAGTACTACCACGACGTACCGAATGCGGTGATATTGGCAGgagggtacattgcaatgtacctcgcttaCGAGCGGGGTACATTGCAAAAAATAGAAGAACGATTAAccagtcagaaaacgacatttagaTGTGAGGTAATACAATCCGTATTGTTTTGTAGGTAGCTACGAGGTGGTCAACAACTGTTCAGTTCGGGCCTTACTGCCTAAAGACCTGACGTCCTTTTATCGGTACGAAGGCAGCTTGACCACTCCGCCCTGCCACGAGAGTGTGCTGTGGACAGTGTTCACTGAGGTCCAGGAAGTGTCCGAGAGACAGGTAGGAGACATGGCTATAGTGTCGTGGCTGACCACTGTGACATCAACATCCCTTCCCAACCTTTTCATCACCGCCAAACTGGCCCTTCTTGGAAACCACCAGACCTCaaaccgtgaagatctgggttagattgttcttcaataacccatgcatatcgtaagaggcgactaacgttaacggatggtcagactcgctgatttggctgTTACATGTcaccatcgtatcccagttgcgtagattaaCGCTCATTACACTTATCACAGTAATGCTGAGTTCAGcattaaatgacaaacaaaCGTGGTGACTAAGTAGCTGattaacaaaaaaacaaaaaaaataccaGCATACCAACTTGTTTGGCTGTTGACAGTCGTAAAAGCTAGCTAAATTTGGACTGTTAGATCTGAAATGTGTTATTCCTGTAAAGATTCCTTACTGTCAATTGACAACCTTCCAAAAGGTATGAAACGTTGTTTGTTACCGGAAGTACTAGGTATCGCCCCGGGCGCATCTCTATCGACTTGCGTCACTCACTTCACATCAAATAACGAGTTCTCGCAAGATGGGACTTTCCTCGTACATGACATTGTGGTCACGCGAGTGTTGTGTCACGTGACCTGAGATCATCTACCGCGAGAGTAGGGTGACCCTCAGAAAACCGAGGTGATGTACAACGCCTGCCACATCAATGGCCCTGTGTGACGTAATGGCTCTTTGTCGTCCCCGTGCCTACTCAATCGAGGACCTAGATTCAGTGTCGGTGATGCATTCTTACAATTGTCGTTTATCAAGCAGGTGGATCTGGTGGGATAGCCGCACTTATATACTTAAGGGTTAAATACACTATTCTTTGGGTGAGCAAGAtttaacgccgtactcagcaaatattccagctgtatgaagggagtttgtaaataatcgagtctggaccagacaatccagtgattgacatcacaaGCGTCTCTATACGTAATTTGGattggatgacatgtgtcaacgcgGGTCTGAGcacgtcgcctcttacgacaaataaTAGTTGCTGAGGATGAGTTGGTGCGCCTAATGGCTGCAGGAGTTGtctgatccccagggagttgagattgaaatgcGATGTgtcgttgagactgacatccaaagATCGCCATGCAAAACGTCTTTGAtacacagtgttttgaaagggtgatGCGGGGCTGTGTGACCCTTGGATATTCCTTATTTCCTGAACCGCAGCGTTATGCTCTATCATTTAGCTTATCtttacaaaaaaacaacattcagtctTTGACAGAATGAGACGTAGGTTAATGTTTTCGCCGGGACGGTCATAAAAGGAGATAGCTCAGTTAAGCGACaactgaaatacagaaacatttaatttttatattttcattaacacaaacaaataaaagctTGTGGCAACAATTTTATTAAACTCATAACTGTATACGTTAAAGTGGGAGGCGATCAGCGTTTTGGCAGCCACATTCAttctaaggtcaaggtcattactATAACTAGTGCAGTGTGTCACGTTCCTACACCCCGGCAAATCAGCCTACGTGGTTTCGTACCCTTTGGCTTCTGGCCAATCAGAATTGGACAAATTTATCTCAAGGGGAATAATAGCATGTGAGTATGTTATGACAAATATATAAGCACTGCCCGTTTCTGTTGCAGCTGAACGCACTACGGTCACTTTACGAACAGGACCATGAAAGCCATTCTCCTCATACTGGTCACAGCTTGGCAATGAAAGCCCCGAAAAAGATGGCAAACAACTTCAGGCCTCTCCAGCCGCTCAACAGAAGAAGGATTTACAAGAGTTTCCCGGGCAGTCCTCCACAAGAGAGTCAGTCCTTCCCAATACCATCCGCTACCCATTCCACAAGTCAAACAGGGACGGCAGCGGGAGTCCCAGGGGATCACAATCAGCTCGCTCCCATCATATCGGGCAGCGCCACGCCCATCGGCACCGGAACGCTGTTGGCCGAAATCATTAAGAATCGGGGTGCTGTTTTGGCAGAGGTGCAGAACGCTCAGAAACAGCCAGTTGTCATCTCAGAAGCCAATTCCAAAGTTCCAAGCTCATCTCAAACCGTTGACGCTAAAGGGGCAGCACGGCAAACCCAGCAGACTCTCAGCGAGCAGAACACCGACGTGAAACTTCCGTCGGCAGGGACCCTCGGGCTCATGGGTAATAACCCGGTAGAGATCACCACAACCAAACCTGCCGCTCCTTTTGTAACTCTCGTCAGTGGAAAGTTCCTTCCTCCTCTACTCCCTGGAGAGAGTATGCATCAATCCGGATCCGTACCCAACCGACTGGGGATGGGACCGCGCATACCGTACGTCCGGCCGTACGTCAACAGAACCGTCATGACGTCAGGAGCTCTCCAGAAACCTTCCTACAACCCTAACCGTTCTGGAGGGTCGAAATATAACGGGCCTTCAGCGGGGGTGGTGTGGCTATTCACAACAACAAGGCCCCCGACACGTAATCGCTGGACCCCTAACAGCCACGGATATGTAAGACCGCTTCATCCTCCTTCCAGCACTCGTGTCGTCTACCAACGACCACCGCCATCCTACCACTTCCGCTACCCAACGCCTTTACAACGACCCCCTCAAACAGTGTACCTCAACACCGCTCCCAAACCTGTGCGCGTCCAGAAACCTTACTTCTACAACTTTTATTTCAACCGGAACAGCCCTGCCCCATCGCGATACTCCATGTCCCCCGGGGGCTTTGGGGGATTAGACTTTGGGGCCTTGGGGGAGCTGAAGAAACGGCGAAGGCGCAGTCATCCTGAACATAAGCCCGAATGCAAGCACTAAATAGGAACAGTTGACTGACGGCAGTGCGGGTTTTATTTAAGTCCTGAGATCAAACACTTCGTAACGCACCCCAGAGTGCTAGGTCTCGTGTTCTTCCGGAGAGTAACTATATCAGAAAAGTTTAAAGTGTTCCAGATTTTCAACCAACTGATTGATGCCACGGCTGAGGAGTTTCATCTCTTGCTGGGGAGAAGCATCATTGTTCCTTAAAGGCGCCCTCGTCTTCTCAATGTTGACTGATCTCAATGAAACAATATGGGATGCTCTTAATCTCGACAATCAGTTTGAATGTTACAATAGCTCAAAACCACGCCTGATAAAATGGCTTCTATTACAGCAATTCATCTGGGATTCTGTAATTTATTTACCTCTTTGTTATTTCCTCATATGTTTCCTCAGCGTGTTAGTCtcatttgtgttttgttatacttttgtgAATATTCTTCATCAACATTAGCTTCACGTCTGTTCGTATTGACACTGTTTATCTCGTGTATATATATTCTGCTGTTCATGCATCGCGTTTATGTagatttttgttaaaaaaataaatatgtgttaaacCAAGCACATGACTACAACAATGGATTCTATCTGAGTAGTGACGTCGATCAATACTGCTACCCGAACAGTAA
The window above is part of the Haliotis asinina isolate JCU_RB_2024 chromosome 1, JCU_Hal_asi_v2, whole genome shotgun sequence genome. Proteins encoded here:
- the LOC137298374 gene encoding uncharacterized protein isoform X2; translated protein: MVKVSLLFLVSLLNEKFKLKDPTPKPVLKHHWAYTGEDGPDFWPLHYEKCGGQRQSPVSFEESMIEYNTNLPEFHLYNFDVYSQMTGNTILNITNNGHAASCALKGDYYVDGGGLAGHYRTAEFHFHWGGDSSQGSEHAINGMKYPLEMHVVNYAEKYGNLSEAMKHPDGLAVLGVFFKVSERDNPSLQPIMSALRNIIHYGSYEVVNNCSVRALLPKDLTSFYRYEGSLTTPPCHESVLWTVFTEVQEVSERQLNALRSLYEQDHESHSPHTGHSLAMKAPKKMANNFRPLQPLNRRRIYKSFPGSPPQESQSFPIPSATHSTSQTGTAAGVPGDHNQLAPIISGSATPIGTGTLLAEIIKNRGAVLAEVQNAQKQPVVISEANSKVPSSSQTVDAKGAARQTQQTLSEQNTDVKLPSAGTLGLMGNNPVEITTTKPAAPFVTLVSGKFLPPLLPGESMHQSGSVPNRLGMGPRIPYVRPYVNRTVMTSGALQKPSYNPNRSGGSKYNGPSAGVVWLFTTTRPPTRNRWTPNSHGYVRPLHPPSSTRVVYQRPPPSYHFRYPTPLQRPPQTVYLNTAPKPVRVQKPYFYNFYFNRNSPAPSRYSMSPGGFGGLDFGALGELKKRRRRSHPEHKPECKH
- the LOC137298374 gene encoding uncharacterized protein isoform X1, with translation MLVSGMFRLMSLMYGYYFDTKAKDPTPKPVLKHHWAYTGEDGPDFWPLHYEKCGGQRQSPVSFEESMIEYNTNLPEFHLYNFDVYSQMTGNTILNITNNGHAASCALKGDYYVDGGGLAGHYRTAEFHFHWGGDSSQGSEHAINGMKYPLEMHVVNYAEKYGNLSEAMKHPDGLAVLGVFFKVSERDNPSLQPIMSALRNIIHYGSYEVVNNCSVRALLPKDLTSFYRYEGSLTTPPCHESVLWTVFTEVQEVSERQLNALRSLYEQDHESHSPHTGHSLAMKAPKKMANNFRPLQPLNRRRIYKSFPGSPPQESQSFPIPSATHSTSQTGTAAGVPGDHNQLAPIISGSATPIGTGTLLAEIIKNRGAVLAEVQNAQKQPVVISEANSKVPSSSQTVDAKGAARQTQQTLSEQNTDVKLPSAGTLGLMGNNPVEITTTKPAAPFVTLVSGKFLPPLLPGESMHQSGSVPNRLGMGPRIPYVRPYVNRTVMTSGALQKPSYNPNRSGGSKYNGPSAGVVWLFTTTRPPTRNRWTPNSHGYVRPLHPPSSTRVVYQRPPPSYHFRYPTPLQRPPQTVYLNTAPKPVRVQKPYFYNFYFNRNSPAPSRYSMSPGGFGGLDFGALGELKKRRRRSHPEHKPECKH